Within Sorangiineae bacterium MSr11367, the genomic segment CATCTACCTTTTCGCATGTCGTGCATGCTTGAAGTATACCCTCGGTTTCGGCACTCGCATTCTCGCGCCCCTAGACCGATTCGTCGACGAATCGATCCCGTTGCCCGATGGGCCCCTCGGGACGCCACGAGCACCATGGAATACGGGCGTTGACCTTTTGAGCCCCGGCCATCACGGTGGCCGCTGGCGGGTGATGCAAGTGCAAGAGCCAGTCGTCGAACGTATCGAAGGGCACGGCCAAATGCAGGCGGAAGAAGAAGTCGTTGTCCTCACCGCCCCAGCCTTCGTACCGTTCGTCGAAGCCATGGATGCGACGGAACGCCTCGGTCCTAAGCCACAAAGAGCAGCTCGGCGGCCGCCGGATTTGAAATGCGCGCAACCGGTCGACGTCCACGTCGGGCGCGCCGCCGTGGAGGCGTTGGCGAATGGCCGCCGAGCTGGAAGCCTCGTCGAGGCACGACATGTCCCGGTACGTGAGGTGGGCGCCGGTCCCCGGGCGTTGCAAGCGGGCAATGTTCCGCGCCATGTAGTCGCGATCGACGAGGACATCGCCGTCCAGAATGCAGAGCAACTCGGAGTCTTCGGCGGCGTTCGTCACCGCCACGTTGATGGCCCACGAGCGATTGAAGGGTCCCGCCTTCGGCGCGAACAGGTATTGGTCGACGTATGGCTGGACGGTGTCCCGCCAGCGGGCGCTTTCGTCCGACTCGATGACGAGCACGCGGTAGTCGTGGCGGGGAATCGATTGATCCTGCAAGGCGAGAAGGCAGGCGAATAGATTTCGCAAGCGCACCCCTTGCGTATCCCTATCCCGAAAAGGGATGACGACGGTGACCATGGGCGACCGACCCCCGCCAACCGGCCGCGGCGAGGCGTTTTGCAGTTCCGCGGCGGATACGGCGGGAACCTGAGGCTCGTACTTCGCACCGAGGTGATAGCCAACGCGCGACATGCACTCGGCTTGCCATGCCTTCTCGAACAGAGCCTGCGTCGGCTCGCTCGACGCGCTTTCGAGCAAAGCGGTTTTCAAATCGAAATACGGTACCGGGGCGGTTGGCTCCGCGAACAGGTTTTCACCGCGCGATCGAATCGTCGCATCGGGGTGCTTCCGAATGGCATCCACCACCGAGAGCGTCCACGGTTGCGAGCGTTCCCAATACGTCCGATTGGCCGTCTTGACGTCGGGATCGGAGGCCACCACCACGCTGTCGGCGACCGCCCGGGCCAAAATGGCGCGATCCAAAGGCATGCAACGGGACATGAGATTTCTCCTCGAGGTCAATGTCGGCGGTCCAATCGGGCGAACAGCCCTATTCCAATGAGCATGAGGACGGCCGCCATCCGAAACATCACGGCATAGTTGGTGGTGCGAACCACCAACCCGAAGAGGGGCCCCGCCACGATCGTTCCGATATCGTAGAACGACGTAAAAATCGCCAGCGCGGAACCGCGTGCCCGTGGGTCCGCGCGTGCGACCACGAGCCCCAATAGAACGGGAAGCCCGTACCCCTGCCCGAGGCCACACGCGATCCCCGCGGCCGCGATTCCATATCCGCTCGATGCTTGCCCGAGCAGGAAGAGGCCCACGGCCATCCACGCCATTCCCATGAAGAGGACGCGCTTGGGGCCCATGCGTTCGGGCAGTCCACCCCCCAGCACCCGCACGATGATCGACATCGTCGTGTACATCGAAAAGAAGATCGCCACCGAACCGATGCCGGTGGTTTGAACGAACGTCTTTAGAAACGTGAAATAAATGGCCGCGATGATGGCGCAAAGCAAGCTCGCGAACCACAGCGGGAGGAGTTCCCGCTGCCAGATGGCTGCCGAGAAGCGCCGCGGCGGCCCGTCGCCTACGGGTGCCGCGGCGGTGAGCGTCGCGGAAATGGCCCACGCGAGCATCGCAAGCCCGGTGGAGGTCGCAAAGAGCAACGTGTAGTCGGGGCGCAGGCGCAGCAAGACTTCACCGAGCAGTCCCGCAAGACCTATCGGGAGAATCCCCGCCACGCCGAAGAGGCCAATCCCCTGAATGCGGCGCCGCTCCGGCAGATGATGGGCGGCATACGCATAGAACGAGGTGACGAGTACCTGAATGGCAATCGTCTGGAGCATGCGCAACGGGTAGATCCAACGAAGGCCATGGCCTTGCGCCAGCATGTACCCGCACGTGCTCATCGTGGCCAACACGCCGCCAACGAGGAGAACCGGTCGCGGTCCCACCGCATCGATGCGGCGTCCGAAAAACGGTTTGACCACAATGGCGAACGCCGCGCTCACGGCATAAATCAAGCCGATGTCGAATTCGCTGGCACCGCGCGCATGGAGATAGCCCGGCACGTGCAGATGGAGCTGAAACGAAAGCGCGTGAAAGAAATAGGCTACCCATGCCAATGCAAACGGACGGGTAAGGAGGGGCACGGGGTGGGCGGCGGTCGTGTTCATCGAAGGAGATCACTTCCTCCGCAACCGAATGCTCTCAACGAAGGACGGCACCAATTCCGCGGGGCGGCCGGGAGCCGGCACCCGTGTGGCCGTAATGGGCACCATCATCCAGGGTTGCCCCTTCAAAAGGGGCGAGTGCACCGGGACGAATCCCTGATCGAGCAGCGAAATGGCGAATTCGGTAGATACGTAGCCGCGTGCGTCCACACAGCCGGTACCGTGCCATGGAAGCAGTGTGGAGCCGCCGAGGAGGGAGATCCCAAGGCGCCCCGCTCGGGGTACGACCCCCATGCGCACGCGCACGTCGAACGGTTCACCGTAATATCGAAGCAGCGCGTTGGCCCGCACCGACGCCATGTAGCGGATGCTGTGTTCCCAGGCCGTCGTGAGCAGCGTGCGCCGGGCGTCACGCAGGCCGTCGCGTTCCAAGTTGAATAAGTCCTCGTAGAGGGCCTTGGACCACGCGAGCGGAGTCATGCCCGACGGCGGGGGCGGAATCGGAACCGAGTGCACGAGGGACAGAAACAGTTCCTGAAACGTCAGATGTTCCGAATCGGCATGGCGCGCGGCGGCCACGCGGAGCGTTCTCAGCGGATCGTGGTCCACCGAAAGCCCTTCGAGGGCGGCGCGCAGGCGATGTTCCTCCTGCCGGATCACCTCCTGCCGGCGCGCACGGGTTCCCGGCCCGAAGGTCGCTTCCGCGAGGTCGTCGATGTCGCGAAACGCGATGCGCTCCGCGCCGACCCAATCGAGGTATGCGTGCAGCCCATTCAGGTACGCCGCCACCCTCGCCTCGGAACGCGGCCGGTAGTGCTGTCCGTCGGTCAGCACCGTGAGTCGAAGGCCTGGCTCGAACAGGCGTTGAACGGAGAGTTCGAGTTCGCGCAAACGCACCAGAGCACCGAGCTCCGCAACGTCGGGCAAGGGTCCAAATGCCTTCAGCGCGCTTTCGCAATGCTTGATGGGGAATCCCAAGATCACGATATGCACGGGCAAATGCCGCTCGATGTGCGGGCCCATGTCGCGCATGGCCGACTCGATGGGGTAATGACCCCGCGGGCCTTTGCAGAATTGTTTGCGCGTCAGCACGTGGTGAAGCAGGCGCACGGTGCGCTCGACGTCGCTCGCAGGCACCGGCCCGACCTGCAGCGCCGCAAGCGCGGCCGCTGCGTTCCGCTCCGCATCGAGCTCCGCCCGCGCCACCAGCCGGTCTACGATGGCGCGCGATTGCTCGAGCGAGAGATGGACCGCATGATCGGCAGCCACCGGCGGCGCATCGAGTTCGGCGAGCGCGAGCTTGGCGATGGTCTGCGCATCGAGCGGCGCAGGAACCACGCCACGCATCGGGGTGTGGACGCGCGGCGCCGTTTCGAAAGTGGCAATCTGGGGAGCGTCGTCGGTGACGGGCTCGCCGGCAAAGCCCGGGGCACGTGCAGCCACCACGGTGGCCGTCGGAAATGCCGCCACCATGGCCGCCCTGTTGGCCGCGAGGTCGTCGAAGAA encodes:
- a CDS encoding L-tyrosine/L-tryptophan isonitrile synthase family protein, with product MIESNAPDSSTALTVEVHRPISSNDVDDDGLSKRRTLRSLQELLISDPTLRMHCAMLLPLGSPWPWHPLHPGGTRAVTLDAWPKTRAPEVDEWRHFVDYFVRPFVKSTRVALERYGVALCHEGPLAFEMAPDGRATGRLVVGVTAEAPRSRTFRGPESLDAVRRGLASLGEAFRRAAGCRRPEFDIDRAVLQAAARELRFLDPQAAKALSADPVVRGLVHTILPAQDALLRAVVQRVEDLARKRSADRSLPKPAVIIDLDLCALMPRTRTLLAARQVAEWLDPERLDPLPVHHEAGWLDFLAHHRLPQKYPDVDWGGLRARFEMAYYRPWENLRSDEPTPGIAQFAHDIVQAGGEVVFSTGRRDRVREQTEYVLARAGIVHATLLTMPDDRTRPVAELKVEQVRALSGLEVVAFFDDLAANRAAMVAAFPTATVVAARAPGFAGEPVTDDAPQIATFETAPRVHTPMRGVVPAPLDAQTIAKLALAELDAPPVAADHAVHLSLEQSRAIVDRLVARAELDAERNAAAALAALQVGPVPASDVERTVRLLHHVLTRKQFCKGPRGHYPIESAMRDMGPHIERHLPVHIVILGFPIKHCESALKAFGPLPDVAELGALVRLRELELSVQRLFEPGLRLTVLTDGQHYRPRSEARVAAYLNGLHAYLDWVGAERIAFRDIDDLAEATFGPGTRARRQEVIRQEEHRLRAALEGLSVDHDPLRTLRVAAARHADSEHLTFQELFLSLVHSVPIPPPPSGMTPLAWSKALYEDLFNLERDGLRDARRTLLTTAWEHSIRYMASVRANALLRYYGEPFDVRVRMGVVPRAGRLGISLLGGSTLLPWHGTGCVDARGYVSTEFAISLLDQGFVPVHSPLLKGQPWMMVPITATRVPAPGRPAELVPSFVESIRLRRK
- a CDS encoding MFS transporter, with the translated sequence MNTTAAHPVPLLTRPFALAWVAYFFHALSFQLHLHVPGYLHARGASEFDIGLIYAVSAAFAIVVKPFFGRRIDAVGPRPVLLVGGVLATMSTCGYMLAQGHGLRWIYPLRMLQTIAIQVLVTSFYAYAAHHLPERRRIQGIGLFGVAGILPIGLAGLLGEVLLRLRPDYTLLFATSTGLAMLAWAISATLTAAAPVGDGPPRRFSAAIWQRELLPLWFASLLCAIIAAIYFTFLKTFVQTTGIGSVAIFFSMYTTMSIIVRVLGGGLPERMGPKRVLFMGMAWMAVGLFLLGQASSGYGIAAAGIACGLGQGYGLPVLLGLVVARADPRARGSALAIFTSFYDIGTIVAGPLFGLVVRTTNYAVMFRMAAVLMLIGIGLFARLDRRH